The DNA segment CCCCCGCTCCCAATCCGGCGAGATCACCAAACCcctctcgccgcctccgccgccgccgccgccgcagcagcagtcACTCCGCCGGAGCACCATGATGCACATGACCTTCTACTGGGGGAAGGACGTGACGATCCTGTTCGACGGCTGGCGGACGGCCACGTGGACCGGGTacctcctctccctcgtcgcgctcctcctcgcctccgccttcTACCAGTACCTCGAGGCGTTCCGGATCCGCGTCAAGCTCCTCGCgggcgccaagccggcctccatcccgCCCCCGGCGTCCTCCGACGCCGCGCGggccccgctcctcctcccctcgtccgccgccggaCGCTGGCCGGCGCGGCTGGCGACGGCCGGGCTGTTCGGGGTGAACTC comes from the Oryza glaberrima chromosome 9, OglaRS2, whole genome shotgun sequence genome and includes:
- the LOC127784027 gene encoding copper transporter 5.1: MMHMTFYWGKDVTILFDGWRTATWTGYLLSLVALLLASAFYQYLEAFRIRVKLLAGAKPASIPPPASSDAARAPLLLPSSAAGRWPARLATAGLFGVNSGLGYLLMLAVMSFNGGVFVAVVVGLAAGYLAFRSSDGEDLVVVDNPCACA